In one window of Henckelia pumila isolate YLH828 chromosome 1, ASM3356847v2, whole genome shotgun sequence DNA:
- the LOC140875594 gene encoding protein SMALL AUXIN UP-REGULATED RNA 51-like encodes MAIRKANKAVLIKQILQKCSKISKKTRHENEELLPSDVPKGHFAVYVGDNRRRYIVPISFLRSPEFQMLLQSAEEEFGFDHCMGLTVPCQEQVFESILSILSSRYILLKKFG; translated from the coding sequence ATGGCAATCAGAAAAGCAAACAAAGCAGTACTCATCAAACAGATTCTGCAGAAATGCTCCAAGATATCGAAGAAAACGAGACACGAAAACGAAGAACTTCTGCCATCGGATGTGCCGAAAGGGCATTTCGCGGTGTACGTGGGGGATAACAGAAGGAGATACATCGTCCCGATTTCATTCTTGAGAAGCCCTGAATTCCAAATGCTGTTGCAAAGTGCGGAAGAAGAATTTGGCTTCGATCACTGTATGGGGCTCACCGTTCCATGCCAAGAACAAGTTTTCGAGTCCATACTTTCAATTCTTAGCTctagatatatattattgaagaAATTTGGCTga
- the LOC140874690 gene encoding auxin-responsive protein SAUR50-like — MASNRVVSQKAPASMKQILWKLSKQYKGHGDEEWLPSDVPKGHFAVYVGDNRSRYVVPISFLSSHEFQMLLQSAEDEFGFHHHMGLTIPCQEEAFQSIISMLNWLRY; from the coding sequence ATGGCCTCAAACAGAGTAGTGTCACAAAAGGCACCTGCATCCATGAAGCAAATTCTGTGGAAACTATCGAAGCAGTACAAAGGGCATGGAGACGAAGAATGGCTGCCGTCGGACGTGCCGAAAGGGCATTTCGCGGTGTACGTAGGAGATAACAGGAGCAGATACGTTGTTCCTATTTCGTTCTTGAGCAGCCATGAATTCCAGATGCTGCTGCAAAGTGCAGAAGATGAGTTTGGCTTCCATCACCACATGGGCCTCACTATTCCTTGCCAAGAAGAGGCTTTCCAGTCCATTATTTCCATGCTCAATTGGTTACgatattaa